One region of Natronorubrum aibiense genomic DNA includes:
- a CDS encoding 30S ribosomal protein S5, translated as MSNYNDSGWEPVTRLGRMVQEGEIDDMETALNSGLPLKEPEIVDQLLPGLDDEVLDINMVQRMTDSGRRVKFRCVVAVGNRDGYVGYAEGRDDQVGSAIQKAIGIAKLNIIQVPRGSGSWEDRSDRPHSLTRRTTGKAGSVEVEVIPAPEGLGLAASDTVHAVLDLAGIENAWTKSHGNTRTTVNLAKATFNALENASQSRHPQRRPNREAEVSE; from the coding sequence ATGAGCAACTACAACGACAGCGGATGGGAACCCGTCACCCGTCTCGGTCGGATGGTCCAAGAGGGCGAGATCGACGACATGGAAACCGCCCTCAACTCGGGACTCCCGCTGAAGGAACCCGAGATCGTCGACCAGCTCCTGCCGGGGCTCGACGACGAAGTGCTGGACATCAACATGGTCCAGCGTATGACGGACTCCGGACGACGCGTGAAGTTCCGGTGTGTCGTTGCGGTCGGAAACCGCGACGGCTACGTCGGCTACGCGGAAGGTCGAGACGACCAGGTCGGGTCTGCCATCCAGAAGGCGATCGGTATCGCGAAACTGAACATCATCCAAGTGCCACGCGGCTCCGGGTCGTGGGAGGACCGCTCGGACCGACCACACTCGCTGACGCGCCGGACCACCGGCAAAGCCGGCTCCGTCGAAGTTGAGGTCATCCCCGCCCCTGAAGGACTGGGACTGGCCGCAAGCGACACCGTCCACGCCGTCCTCGATCTGGCCGGCATCGAAAACGCCTGGACTAAGAGCCACGGCAACACCCGAACGACGGTGAACCTCGCGAAAGCGACGTTCAACGCGCTCGAGAACGCATCGCAGTCGCGTCATCCACAGCGCCGTCCAAACCGAGAAGCCGAGGTGAGTGAGTGA
- a CDS encoding 50S ribosomal protein L5 yields the protein MSEADAGEFHEMREPRVEKVVVHMGVGRGGRELGKAEDIIEEVTGQESVRTQAKRTEPDFGIRQGDPIGTKVTLRGEEAAEFLGTALPLADLSANQFDDTGNFSFGIEEHTEFPSQEYDPNVGIYGLDVTVNLVRPGYRIAKRDKATRSIPSSHRLTPEDAIAYLEANFDVSVEADDE from the coding sequence ATGAGCGAAGCTGACGCTGGCGAATTCCACGAGATGCGCGAACCTCGCGTCGAAAAAGTCGTCGTCCACATGGGCGTCGGCCGCGGTGGTCGTGAACTCGGCAAAGCCGAGGACATCATCGAGGAAGTCACCGGTCAAGAAAGCGTTCGTACCCAGGCGAAACGAACCGAACCCGACTTCGGTATTCGTCAGGGCGACCCGATCGGCACGAAGGTCACTCTTCGTGGCGAGGAGGCCGCCGAGTTCCTCGGGACGGCGCTGCCGCTTGCGGATCTCTCCGCGAACCAGTTCGACGATACCGGCAACTTCAGCTTCGGTATCGAAGAACACACGGAGTTCCCAAGCCAGGAGTACGACCCGAACGTCGGAATCTACGGGCTGGACGTCACCGTCAACCTGGTTCGTCCGGGCTACCGCATCGCAAAACGCGACAAGGCCACCCGATCGATTCCGTCGAGCCACCGACTCACCCCCGAGGACGCAATCGCGTACCTTGAGGCGAACTTCGACGTGAGCGTGGAGGCAGACGATGAGTGA
- the rplX gene encoding 50S ribosomal protein L24, protein MSKQPHKQRNQTERAPLHKRQKQLHATLSDDLREEYGTRRTRVNAGDTVEVMRGDHAGTEGEVLRAILEDGTIHVEDVTVETADGEEVARPLDPSNVRITDLDLEDERREARLEGDTE, encoded by the coding sequence ATGAGCAAGCAACCACACAAACAGCGAAACCAGACGGAGCGTGCGCCGCTGCACAAGCGACAGAAGCAGCTCCACGCGACGCTGTCCGACGACCTCCGCGAGGAGTACGGCACTCGACGTACCCGCGTCAACGCGGGCGACACCGTCGAGGTCATGCGCGGCGACCACGCCGGGACGGAAGGTGAGGTCCTTCGCGCCATCCTCGAGGACGGGACGATCCACGTCGAGGACGTGACGGTCGAGACGGCAGACGGTGAAGAGGTCGCACGACCGCTTGACCCATCGAACGTCCGTATCACGGACCTCGATCTGGAAGACGAGCGTCGCGAGGCGCGCCTCGAAGGTGATACCGAATGA
- a CDS encoding 50S ribosomal protein L32e: MADEDQANDEPQELEDISGVGESKADALREAGFESIEDVKEADQDELAEADGVGNALAARIKADVGDLEVTEETEAEIEDEGAEEEEAPAEDVETELQPRGLTEKTPELSEEEQRLLQRRRTEGKPQFNRQDYHKKKRTPESWRRPRGGLSKQRRGVKGKGPKVSAGYRTPESVRGKHPSGFEEVYVENTDDLEGVDGDSEAVRIASSVGARKRERIEEQAEEQGVRVLNPTYEEVEVESND; this comes from the coding sequence ATGGCAGACGAAGATCAAGCGAACGACGAGCCACAGGAGCTCGAGGACATCAGCGGTGTCGGCGAGAGCAAGGCAGACGCCCTGCGCGAAGCCGGATTCGAGTCCATCGAGGACGTCAAAGAGGCCGACCAGGACGAACTGGCCGAAGCCGACGGCGTCGGGAACGCACTCGCGGCCCGTATCAAAGCCGACGTCGGCGATCTCGAGGTCACCGAAGAGACCGAAGCCGAGATCGAAGACGAAGGCGCCGAAGAAGAGGAAGCGCCAGCCGAGGACGTCGAGACGGAACTGCAGCCTCGCGGGCTGACCGAGAAGACGCCCGAACTGTCCGAGGAGGAACAGCGACTGCTCCAGCGTCGCCGTACCGAAGGCAAACCGCAGTTCAACCGACAGGACTACCACAAGAAAAAGCGGACGCCTGAATCCTGGCGTCGACCACGCGGCGGGCTCTCGAAACAACGTCGCGGCGTCAAGGGCAAGGGTCCCAAGGTGTCGGCCGGCTACCGGACGCCAGAATCCGTTCGAGGAAAACACCCGAGCGGCTTCGAAGAGGTCTACGTCGAGAACACTGACGACCTCGAGGGCGTCGACGGCGATTCCGAAGCGGTTCGGATCGCATCCAGCGTCGGCGCACGCAAGCGCGAACGGATCGAAGAGCAGGCCGAGGAGCAGGGCGTTCGTGTCCTGAACCCGACCTACGAAGAAGTCGAGGTGGAATCCAATGACTGA
- a CDS encoding 50S ribosomal protein L30 → MKAIVQVRGEVNRQQDVEDTLQMLNIHSVNHCALVPETDAYRGMITKVNDYVAHGEPDADVLETLLAKRAEPLEGKQSDVDEQWLADNTEYDDFGALAEALLAEETTLRDVGLSPTLRLHPPRGGHNGIKKPTVEGGQLGKHTTEEINDLLESMR, encoded by the coding sequence ATGAAGGCGATCGTTCAGGTTCGTGGTGAAGTCAACCGACAGCAAGACGTAGAGGATACGCTGCAGATGCTTAACATCCACAGCGTCAACCACTGTGCGCTCGTCCCCGAGACCGACGCGTATCGGGGGATGATCACGAAGGTCAACGACTACGTCGCTCACGGCGAACCCGACGCTGACGTCCTCGAGACGCTGCTCGCAAAGCGAGCCGAACCGCTCGAAGGCAAACAGTCGGACGTCGACGAGCAGTGGCTCGCCGACAACACCGAGTACGACGACTTCGGTGCGCTGGCCGAGGCACTGCTGGCAGAGGAGACGACGCTTCGTGACGTTGGACTGTCGCCGACACTTCGACTGCACCCACCACGTGGTGGCCACAACGGCATCAAGAAGCCGACCGTCGAAGGCGGCCAACTCGGAAAACATACAACGGAAGAGATTAACGATCTCCTCGAATCGATGCGATAA
- a CDS encoding 30S ribosomal protein S14: protein MSESETDVENERTGEHAAKRTGQEAACQRCGRKQGLVGKYDINLCRQCFREIARDMGFRKYR from the coding sequence ATGAGTGAAAGTGAAACTGACGTAGAAAACGAGCGCACGGGCGAGCACGCCGCAAAGCGGACGGGCCAGGAAGCGGCCTGTCAGCGCTGTGGCCGTAAACAGGGGCTCGTCGGCAAGTACGACATCAACCTCTGTCGGCAGTGCTTCCGCGAGATCGCTCGTGACATGGGATTCAGGAAGTATCGATAA
- a CDS encoding 50S ribosomal protein L19e, whose product MTDLSAQKRLAADVLDVGQNRVWLDPDAQADIAEAITRDEIRELVEDGRIQAADAKGNSRGRARERNAKRAYGHQNGPGKRRGKKGARQNEKDEWQNKIRAQRRKLRELRDKGELTPTQYRELYKKAGGGEFRSVRYLLNYIDDTYGDQ is encoded by the coding sequence ATGACTGATCTCTCTGCACAGAAGCGACTCGCAGCTGACGTCTTGGACGTCGGTCAGAACCGCGTCTGGCTCGACCCCGACGCGCAGGCGGACATCGCCGAAGCGATCACCCGCGACGAGATCCGCGAACTCGTCGAGGACGGTCGCATTCAGGCCGCAGACGCCAAGGGCAACTCCCGAGGCCGTGCCCGAGAGCGCAACGCGAAACGCGCATACGGCCACCAGAACGGCCCCGGAAAGCGCCGCGGCAAGAAAGGCGCCCGCCAGAACGAGAAAGACGAATGGCAGAACAAGATTCGCGCACAGCGACGGAAGCTGCGTGAACTCCGCGACAAGGGCGAACTGACGCCCACGCAGTACCGCGAGCTTTACAAGAAGGCTGGCGGTGGGGAGTTCCGTAGCGTCCGGTACCTGTTGAACTACATCGACGACACCTACGGTGACCAATAA
- a CDS encoding 50S ribosomal protein L14, with protein MEAMKADVTQGLKKGSLVTCADNTGARELKVISVAGYHGTKNRQPKAGLGDKVTVSVTKGTPEMRRQVLEAVIVRQRKSIRRPDGTRLKFEDNAAVIIDENEEPRGTEIKGPIAREVAERFGAIASTATMIV; from the coding sequence ATGGAGGCAATGAAAGCCGACGTCACGCAGGGCCTGAAGAAAGGCTCGCTGGTCACGTGTGCCGACAACACCGGCGCACGTGAACTGAAGGTCATCAGCGTCGCGGGCTACCACGGCACCAAGAACCGCCAGCCAAAAGCGGGACTCGGTGACAAAGTGACCGTTTCGGTCACCAAGGGTACCCCGGAGATGCGCCGTCAGGTCCTCGAGGCCGTCATCGTCCGCCAGCGGAAATCGATCCGCCGGCCAGACGGGACGCGACTGAAGTTCGAGGACAACGCGGCCGTCATCATCGACGAGAACGAAGAGCCCCGCGGCACGGAAATCAAGGGCCCGATCGCCCGCGAAGTCGCAGAGCGCTTCGGAGCAATCGCGAGTACCGCAACCATGATCGTATAG
- a CDS encoding uL15m family ribosomal protein, translating into MTSKKRRQRGSRTHSGGTHKNRRGAGHRGGRGRAGRSKHEFHNYEPREKHGFKRPQGIREEVAEIDVQKLDEDAILYAADGLAEETDDGYKLDARDIVEDGHEVDIVKVLGSGQVRNTLEVTADAFSAAAEEKLEAAGGEAVVSERGQEADAEDAEADAESEQNEE; encoded by the coding sequence ATGACGAGTAAAAAACGACGCCAGCGCGGATCGCGCACGCACAGCGGCGGCACCCACAAGAACCGACGTGGTGCAGGCCACCGCGGTGGTCGCGGCCGTGCCGGGCGGAGCAAACACGAGTTCCACAACTACGAACCGCGAGAGAAACACGGATTCAAGCGTCCGCAGGGCATCCGAGAGGAAGTCGCGGAGATCGACGTCCAGAAACTCGACGAAGACGCGATCCTCTATGCCGCTGACGGCCTCGCCGAGGAAACCGACGACGGATACAAACTCGACGCGCGCGACATCGTCGAGGACGGCCATGAGGTCGACATCGTCAAGGTTCTCGGCTCCGGACAGGTCCGGAATACGCTCGAGGTAACGGCAGACGCCTTCTCGGCAGCAGCCGAGGAGAAACTCGAGGCTGCCGGCGGCGAAGCGGTCGTCTCGGAGCGAGGGCAGGAAGCCGACGCCGAAGACGCTGAAGCCGACGCCGAATCCGAACAGAACGAGGAATAA
- a CDS encoding 30S ribosomal protein S4e, with translation MTNHQKRLSVPKSWPVERKTNVFTVKADAGPHGEAGVPLVILLRDVLGYVDSKKEARYALSEDSILVNGEAINDEQRPIGMFDIVAFPGREEYYRVFPDEGGRLALTEIDEDAAESRLGKIEGKQQVPGGDTQLTLHDGTNVLVEDGSEYNTSDSIVVDNDDKSIVAHFPFEEGALVTAVSGNHGGKIGEIDAIDITPGSGSNTVGVDTDDGGFETVQEYVVVIDENFTGDDE, from the coding sequence ATGACTAACCACCAGAAACGACTGTCAGTACCGAAGTCCTGGCCGGTCGAACGGAAGACCAACGTCTTCACGGTCAAGGCCGATGCAGGCCCCCACGGCGAAGCAGGCGTTCCGCTCGTCATCTTGCTGCGGGACGTCCTCGGCTACGTGGACTCGAAAAAAGAAGCACGATACGCCCTCTCCGAGGACTCGATCCTCGTCAACGGGGAAGCGATCAACGACGAACAGCGCCCGATCGGCATGTTCGATATCGTTGCGTTCCCCGGCCGAGAGGAGTACTACCGCGTCTTCCCCGACGAAGGCGGTCGCCTCGCGCTGACCGAGATCGACGAGGATGCTGCGGAAAGCCGCCTCGGCAAGATCGAGGGCAAACAGCAGGTTCCCGGTGGGGACACACAGCTGACGCTACACGACGGCACGAACGTCCTCGTCGAGGACGGCAGCGAGTACAACACGAGTGACTCGATCGTCGTCGACAACGACGACAAGTCGATCGTGGCCCACTTCCCGTTCGAAGAAGGCGCGCTCGTGACGGCCGTCAGCGGTAACCACGGCGGCAAGATCGGCGAAATCGATGCGATCGACATCACGCCAGGCAGCGGCTCGAACACCGTCGGTGTCGACACCGATGACGGTGGGTTCGAGACGGTTCAGGAGTACGTCGTCGTGATCGACGAGAACTTCACGGGTGATGATGAATGA
- a CDS encoding 50S ribosomal protein L6, whose amino-acid sequence MRVELEIPDNVSVEIDHLDVTVDGPEGSVTRRLWYPDVSVETEDDTVMIESEAEDAKTNATVGTFESHITNAFHGVTEGWEYKMEVFYSHFPMQVRVEGDDVVIENFLGEKAPRRTTIHGETDVSVDGERLVLSGPNKEDVGQTAADIEQLTRVSGKDTRIFQDGVYITEKPAKGGA is encoded by the coding sequence ATGCGAGTCGAACTGGAAATCCCTGACAACGTATCCGTCGAGATCGACCATCTCGACGTGACCGTCGACGGTCCGGAAGGCAGCGTCACGCGCCGCCTCTGGTACCCAGACGTGTCCGTCGAGACGGAAGACGACACTGTGATGATCGAAAGCGAGGCCGAGGACGCGAAAACGAACGCGACCGTCGGCACGTTCGAGAGCCACATCACCAACGCGTTCCACGGCGTGACCGAGGGTTGGGAGTACAAGATGGAAGTCTTCTACTCTCACTTCCCAATGCAGGTCCGCGTGGAGGGCGACGATGTCGTCATCGAGAACTTCCTCGGCGAAAAGGCACCGCGACGAACGACTATCCACGGTGAAACTGACGTCTCCGTCGACGGCGAACGACTCGTCCTCTCCGGTCCGAACAAAGAGGACGTCGGCCAGACGGCGGCAGACATCGAACAGCTGACGCGGGTCAGCGGCAAAGACACCCGAATCTTCCAGGATGGTGTCTACATCACCGAGAAACCCGCCAAAGGAGGTGCCTGA
- a CDS encoding 30S ribosomal protein S8: MTGNDPLSNALSGLDNAESVGHLTHEVTPASNEIGSVLEVFYDRGYIDGFEYVDDGKAGQFEVELKGAINQCGPVKPRYAVGAEDFEKWEKRYLPARGFGALVVTTSNGIMSHYEAREQGIGGQVIAYVY, encoded by the coding sequence ATGACTGGAAACGATCCACTCAGCAACGCACTCTCGGGACTCGACAACGCCGAGAGTGTGGGGCATCTGACCCACGAGGTAACACCCGCCTCCAACGAGATCGGCAGCGTACTTGAGGTCTTCTACGACCGCGGGTACATCGACGGCTTCGAGTACGTCGACGACGGTAAAGCCGGTCAGTTTGAGGTCGAACTGAAAGGAGCGATCAACCAGTGTGGCCCCGTCAAGCCCCGCTACGCCGTTGGTGCCGAAGACTTCGAGAAATGGGAGAAGCGCTATCTTCCCGCTCGAGGTTTCGGCGCACTCGTCGTCACGACGAGCAACGGTATCATGAGCCACTACGAGGCTCGTGAGCAGGGAATCGGTGGTCAGGTTATCGCATACGTCTACTAA
- the secY gene encoding preprotein translocase subunit SecY — MGWKEAAEPVLTRMPAVRRPEGHVPFKRKLAWSAGILVLYFFLTNITLLGSAQGATDIFGQFRSVLAGEQGSLLQVGIGPIVTASIVLQLLGGANLLGLDTDDPRDQVLYQGLQKLLVVIMTALTALPMVFAGGFLPAQQSLTLGGLEFGHTQVQTLMFAQIFVGGILILYMDEVVSKWGIGSGISLFIIASVSQRLVAGLLSLDDGAFFYDWYRIITGQVEIGSIVAGDGLQTLLLQEGHIIALLTTVLIFGIVVYAESVRVEIPLSHARVKGARGRFPVKLIYASVLPMILVRALQANIQFMGQILNSQWAGMPAALGTYTDGQPTGGFFYYFAPIYSPNDWMWWTGTVTQEAWQVLIRISIDLTFMIAGGAIFAIFWVETTDMGPEATAKQIQNSGMQIPGFRQNVGVIEKVMERYIPQVTVIGGALVGLLAVWANMLGTIGGISGTGLLLAVSITYKLYEEIAEEQMMEMHPMMRQMFGGE, encoded by the coding sequence ATGGGATGGAAGGAAGCCGCCGAACCGGTCTTGACGCGGATGCCTGCAGTGCGCCGTCCGGAAGGACACGTCCCCTTCAAGCGAAAGCTGGCGTGGAGTGCTGGCATCCTCGTGTTGTACTTCTTCCTGACGAACATCACACTGCTCGGAAGTGCCCAAGGGGCAACCGACATCTTCGGGCAGTTCCGTTCGGTTCTTGCTGGTGAGCAGGGCTCGCTGCTGCAGGTCGGTATTGGACCGATCGTCACCGCGAGCATCGTCTTGCAGCTGCTTGGCGGTGCGAATCTCCTCGGTCTCGATACGGACGATCCGCGAGATCAGGTGCTCTACCAGGGGCTGCAGAAGCTCCTCGTCGTCATCATGACGGCGCTGACTGCGCTCCCGATGGTGTTCGCCGGCGGCTTCCTGCCAGCACAGCAGTCGCTGACGCTTGGTGGCCTCGAGTTCGGCCACACGCAGGTTCAGACGCTGATGTTCGCCCAAATCTTCGTTGGCGGGATTCTCATCCTCTACATGGACGAGGTCGTCAGCAAGTGGGGGATCGGCAGCGGGATCAGCCTGTTCATCATCGCCAGCGTGAGCCAACGGCTCGTCGCCGGGCTGCTCTCGCTCGACGATGGCGCGTTCTTCTACGACTGGTACCGGATCATCACCGGACAGGTCGAGATCGGCTCGATCGTCGCCGGTGACGGGTTGCAAACGCTGTTGCTCCAGGAAGGGCACATCATCGCGTTGCTGACGACGGTGTTGATCTTCGGGATCGTCGTCTATGCGGAATCGGTCCGTGTGGAGATCCCGCTCAGCCACGCCCGCGTCAAGGGGGCTCGCGGTCGCTTCCCAGTGAAGCTCATCTACGCGAGCGTCCTGCCGATGATCCTCGTTCGAGCGCTGCAGGCCAATATCCAGTTCATGGGACAGATTCTGAACAGCCAGTGGGCCGGCATGCCCGCGGCGCTGGGAACCTACACGGACGGACAGCCGACCGGTGGGTTCTTCTACTACTTTGCACCGATCTACTCACCCAACGACTGGATGTGGTGGACGGGAACGGTGACTCAAGAAGCATGGCAGGTGCTGATCCGCATCTCGATCGACCTGACGTTTATGATCGCTGGCGGCGCAATCTTCGCCATCTTCTGGGTCGAAACCACGGACATGGGTCCGGAAGCAACGGCAAAGCAGATCCAGAACTCCGGGATGCAGATCCCCGGCTTCCGACAGAACGTTGGCGTCATCGAGAAGGTCATGGAGCGGTACATTCCGCAGGTGACCGTCATTGGTGGTGCGCTGGTAGGTCTGCTCGCCGTCTGGGCAAACATGCTCGGTACCATCGGTGGTATTTCCGGAACCGGTCTGCTGCTGGCCGTCTCCATTACGTACAAACTGTACGAGGAGATCGCCGAGGAGCAGATGATGGAGATGCACCCGATGATGCGCCAGATGTTCGGCGGCGAATAA
- a CDS encoding cytochrome C oxidase subunit IV family protein, which yields MAGIRTYTLIYVALLALGTAKFVFFEIGIPEQAAIGGTVVLAVIKSLLIAGYFQHLREEPRSITYMMALAVFMVFLLTVAAGYSIQ from the coding sequence ATGGCTGGTATTCGGACATACACCCTCATATACGTGGCATTGCTGGCGTTAGGGACGGCTAAGTTCGTCTTCTTCGAGATCGGTATTCCAGAACAGGCAGCGATCGGAGGGACAGTCGTACTGGCTGTCATCAAATCCCTCTTGATTGCGGGCTACTTCCAACATCTCCGAGAAGAACCACGTTCGATCACGTACATGATGGCGCTTGCCGTGTTCATGGTGTTCCTGCTGACCGTTGCAGCAGGGTACTCCATTCAGTAA
- a CDS encoding 50S ribosomal protein L18, with protein MATGPRYKVPMRRRREVRTDYHQRLRLLKSGKPRLVARKSNKHTTAQLITPGPQGDETLASAHSSDLEAYGWEAPTGNISAAYLTGLLAGKRAVEAGLEEAVLDIGLNTATPGNKVFAVQEGAIDAGLEIPHNDSVLADWSRTRGEHIAEYAEQLDEPLYSGEFDATDLPEHFDEVREAILE; from the coding sequence ATGGCGACAGGACCACGATACAAGGTACCGATGCGGCGTCGCCGTGAGGTCCGGACGGACTACCACCAGAGGTTGCGCCTGCTGAAATCGGGCAAGCCCCGACTCGTTGCTCGCAAGAGCAACAAGCACACTACGGCGCAGCTGATCACTCCCGGACCTCAGGGAGACGAGACGCTCGCAAGTGCACACTCGAGCGATCTAGAAGCGTACGGCTGGGAAGCACCCACAGGAAACATCTCTGCAGCCTATCTGACCGGCTTGCTGGCCGGGAAGCGAGCCGTCGAGGCTGGTCTCGAGGAAGCGGTCCTCGACATCGGTCTCAACACGGCAACGCCCGGGAACAAAGTGTTCGCGGTGCAGGAAGGCGCAATCGACGCAGGTCTGGAGATTCCGCACAACGACAGCGTGCTCGCAGACTGGTCGCGTACGCGTGGCGAACACATCGCCGAGTACGCCGAACAGTTAGACGAGCCACTGTACAGCGGTGAGTTCGACGCAACGGACCTGCCAGAACACTTCGACGAGGTACGAGAGGCGATTCTCGAATGA